A window of Salmo trutta chromosome 31, fSalTru1.1, whole genome shotgun sequence contains these coding sequences:
- the LOC115169912 gene encoding plexin domain-containing protein 2-like, translating into MMTKTLKFITGIFIVFQYQITHVELMPASGLGSVSEAQGSSSQRWRRWLATPRPGAPSWASDDRHGHYKDQDDLLTEERHDNSSQTEDMNHSYYTSKIYGATETAGKYLWVDIDQLDPGKGKIHGLLSNTHRQAASVHLSFDFPFYGHILREITVATGGFIYTGDVIHRMLTATQYIAPLMANFDPCMSTNSTISYFDNGTALVVQWDQVHLQDSVSQGPFTFQTALHSDGRIVFAYKEVPIDITEIRSVNHPVKVGLSDAFVVLHEIEQIPNVRRRTIYEYHKVDILKSKIANSTVVEMLPLPTCLQFSSCGPCVSSEIGFNCSWCSRLHRCSSGFDRHRQDWVDKGCPEAGKNQSCVQMVHTNTTTPYNVPNAHTTTTPVTMTRTVQQRTTTSITTTTSSTTTITTTTTTRARPSTTVTTALPFTSAPTVDEISLHTEKESPAEVDEQREVRLQTGLLVGISLVMITMAAAVIATVYMYNHPTSSASLFFIERRPTHWPAMKMRFCRSSGNPAYAEVEDPGLEKDDLVVIDPKHTFVISGHDRRESFMDSKDGFIVPNQRERFLSDHC; encoded by the exons ATGATGACGAAGACTCTCAAATTTATCACCGGAATATTTATCGTTTTCCAGTATCAAATAACTCATGTGGAATTGATGCCTGCCAGTG GTCTGGGGAGTGTGTCTGAGGCCCAGGGATCCTCCAGccagaggtggaggaggtggctGGCCACCCCCAGGCCGGGGGCCCCGAGCTGGGCCAGTGACGACCGCCACGGCCACTACAAGGACCAGGATGACCTACTGACTGAGGAGAGACATGACAACAGCTCCCAGACTGAA GACATGAACCATAGCTACTACACATCTAAGATCTACGGGGCTACAGAGACTGCTGGTAAATATCTGTGGGTGGACATAGATCAGCTGGACCCAGGGAAGGGGAAGATCCACGGCCTGCtgtccaacacacacagacaagcagcG AGTGTTCATCTGTCCTTTGACTTCCCGTTTTATGGTCACATACTGAGAGAAATCACAGTGGCAACTGGTG GTTTCATCTACACAGGAGATGTCATCCACAGGATGCTGACGGCCACTCAGTACATCGCCCCTCTGATGGCCAACTTTGACCCCTGTATGTCCACAAACTCCACCATCAGTTACTTTGACAATG GTACAGCCTTGGTAGTCCAGTGGGATCAGGTTCACCTGCAGGACAGTGTCAGTCAAGGCCCATTTACCTTCCAGACCGCTCTGCACAGCGACGGACGCATCGTCTTCGCCTACAAAGAG GTTCCCATTGACATCACTGAAATCAGGTCAGTGAACCATCCTGTCAAAGTGGGCCTCTCAGACGCATTTGTGGTGCTTCATGAGATTGAGCAGATACCCA ATGTTCGCAGGAGGACCATCTATGAGTACCACAAAGTGGACATCCTCAAGTCCAAGATCGCCAACTCTACAGTGGTTGAGATGCTTCCTCTGCCCA CTTGTCTTCAATTCTCCAGCTGTGGACCTTGTGTGTCATCTGAGATCGGCTTCAACTGCAGCTGGTGCAGCAGACTGCACAG GTGTTCCAGTGGCTTCGACCGGCATCGTCAGGACTGGGTAGATAAGGGCTGTCCTGAAGCG GGGAAAAACCAGAGCTGTGTTCAGATGGTTCACACCAACACCACAACACCTTACAATGTGCCTAACGCTCACACTACAACCACTCCAGTTACCATGACAAGAACAGTGCAACAGCGGACTACCACCTCCATCACCACAACTACCTCCTctaccaccactatcactaccactactacaaccagAGCTAGACCCAGCACCACTGTCACCACTGCCCTCCCCTTCACCAGTGCTCCTACGGTGG atgAAATTTCCCTGCACACAGAAAAAGAATCAC CTGCTGAGGTGGACGAGCAGAGAGAGGTGCGCTTGCAGACTGGTCTCCTGGTGGGCATCTCGCTGGTCATGATCACCATGGCAGCAGCCGTCATAGCAACGGTGTACATGTACAACCACCCAACCTCAAGCGCCAGCCTATTCTTCATAGAG AGGCGGCCCACACACTGGCCAGCCATGAAGATGAGGTTCTGTCGCAGCTCAGGGAACCCTGCGTATGCCGAGGTGGAGGATCCAGGGCTGGAGAAGGATGATCTGGTGGTGatcgaccccaaacacaccttcGTCATCTCCGGCCACGACCGCAGGGAGAGCTTCATGGACAGCAAGGATGGCTTCATCGTCCCCAACCAAAGAGAACGGTTCCTGTCAGACCATTGCTGA